In Methylomonas sp. ZR1, one DNA window encodes the following:
- a CDS encoding glutathione S-transferase family protein, which produces MNDLVFYTNPQSRGRIAHWMLEEIGEPYETVWLAFGAAMKNADYLAVNPMGKVPALKHGTAFVTETAAICAYLADRFPEKNLLPAANHPARADYFRWLFFAAGPLEQAVTAKTLGWQVPEGKSGFVGFGSYEATLAAVETALQPGPYICGEQFTAADVYVGSQLGWGMMFGSIDKRPLFEDYVARIYARPAALQAIRLNEEYLQQRQA; this is translated from the coding sequence ATGAACGATCTGGTGTTTTATACCAATCCGCAGTCGCGTGGGCGCATCGCTCACTGGATGCTGGAAGAAATCGGCGAGCCTTACGAAACGGTCTGGCTGGCGTTCGGCGCCGCGATGAAAAATGCCGACTATCTGGCTGTCAATCCAATGGGCAAGGTGCCGGCGCTGAAACACGGTACTGCGTTCGTCACCGAAACCGCGGCCATTTGCGCGTATTTGGCGGATCGTTTTCCGGAGAAAAATCTGCTGCCGGCCGCAAACCATCCCGCGCGCGCGGACTATTTCCGTTGGCTGTTTTTCGCGGCCGGTCCGCTGGAACAGGCCGTTACCGCCAAGACGCTGGGTTGGCAAGTGCCCGAGGGCAAAAGCGGCTTTGTCGGTTTCGGTAGTTACGAAGCGACCTTAGCCGCCGTCGAAACAGCCCTGCAGCCCGGACCTTACATTTGCGGCGAGCAATTTACCGCCGCGGACGTGTATGTCGGCTCGCAGCTGGGTTGGGGGATGATGTTTGGCAGCATCGACAAGCGTCCGTTGTTCGAAGATTATGTGGCGCGGATCTACGCGCGCCCGGCAGCCCTGCAAGCCATTCGTCTCAACGAAGAATATTTGCAACAGCGCCAGGCCTGA
- a CDS encoding CHASE domain-containing protein: MSFYRFIFLTAIIAVAGWAGLRLALPPGYASPIWPPAGIALAAVLLWGKKIWPAIGCGSFLTNLSQGYELSGELTPPTVFVAMGIAIGSTLQALTGAWLSQRFLGTGVPRLDKGKNIFRYVLLVGPLTCLIAATVGVSTLLGFGVLTDANVLVAWWNWWIGDCLGAIIISPLVFCGFAEPRALWRPRLVGVAMPLVAMLAGLIITFLLVLRAEDSRLQLQFDSNAGAVNKALADNFSAVLKASFSLNSFFQAAGPVDRDKFGVFANGVLAQNPHIQALSWVSQIPSEQRASYEQSIRDEGYKDFTIKELGADRQFIKAQERTEYFPVTFIEPLSTNKLALGFDLNSEANRRAALTEARASQAVSVTRPIQLVQDGQANQALLLMMPVYLANANSSEPAFSGFLSTVVRIDSLVKAAMQDLNLDDMNVALLYYDAENHAIPLYGALKALTTGVNESRHSIRFGNRLLEVIVQPEAVFIATHASWLPWLVLLGGLLFTMLLSVYLLSATGRAAIVAALVDQRTAQLDAANSSLKDAYIRLAEKGQKLRDLYELSPLGIALLDVHGKFVEFNHAFQRMTGYTEEELQRLDYMSLSADKDQSLAEQLSWLARTGQYGSDEATFIHKRGRPVSLQLSGTKVAGTEDQDYIWFIAEDVTQAKANKEVLRQSELKYRKLFNSSSDAVMMADSSGFLDCNQATLDLFGYDAVSEFCRLHPGKVSPPNQANGRDSVELANEYMATAIKNGHLEFEWLHKRADGRIFPALVTLARVSLDGHLVLQSVVRDLSEQKRVEQALIEAKETAESMAAFKSEFLANMSHEIRTPMNAVIGLSQLALNKPVSAEVRDYLQKIYSSSVSLLGILNDILDFSKMEAGKLGLEQVEFNLNTVLDNLHNLFALYAAEKCLDIKIDVAPDVPLGLVGDALRLQQILSNLVGNALKFTEQGSVTLQVALLEWQDAQAKLRFSVMDTGIGIPEADLPKLFHSFSQLDASITRRFGGTGLGLSISQKLLQLMGSDFHVESKPGQGSNFSFELMLGVSAQQADLPAARPDTDTQAGGLSKTLADQGSALRGMRILVAEDHAINQKILQEFLALCGVSVDLAGNGRDALAMLAEHAYDAVLMDIHMPVMSGLAATEQIRQNPEYHSLPIIALSAGVTQEERDKCLASGMNEFVVKPIQPMQLVKVLCQQIGRSPVGASVNGPVTNARDVSAFCLRDLPGFDFSNTLDLLDGDESFLSELLGSFKNSTASTLIALDDLLEKRDLQKARDVLHGLKGVAANLGANRVEQAATRFCLSLKQDSLNPADYAEFKRIMTEALTALEPLG, translated from the coding sequence TTGAGCTTTTACCGATTTATTTTTCTGACAGCAATTATTGCCGTGGCGGGTTGGGCTGGGTTGCGCCTGGCCTTACCGCCAGGCTATGCCAGTCCGATTTGGCCGCCGGCCGGCATTGCGCTGGCAGCGGTGTTGCTCTGGGGTAAGAAAATCTGGCCGGCGATAGGGTGCGGCTCGTTCCTGACCAATCTCTCGCAAGGATATGAGTTAAGCGGCGAATTAACGCCGCCGACGGTCTTCGTCGCGATGGGCATCGCGATCGGCAGCACATTGCAAGCATTGACCGGTGCTTGGCTGTCGCAACGCTTTCTAGGGACCGGCGTACCGCGTTTGGATAAAGGAAAAAACATTTTTCGGTATGTGTTACTAGTCGGGCCTTTGACTTGCTTGATCGCCGCCACCGTCGGGGTCAGCACCTTGCTTGGATTCGGTGTTTTAACCGATGCCAATGTTTTGGTGGCTTGGTGGAATTGGTGGATAGGCGATTGTCTCGGGGCCATCATCATATCGCCTTTGGTTTTTTGCGGGTTTGCAGAACCAAGAGCGCTTTGGCGTCCCCGGCTGGTAGGTGTGGCTATGCCGCTGGTAGCCATGTTGGCCGGGCTGATCATTACTTTTCTATTGGTTTTGCGAGCGGAAGACAGTCGGCTACAACTGCAATTTGACAGCAATGCCGGCGCGGTTAATAAAGCCTTGGCAGACAATTTTTCCGCCGTGTTGAAAGCGTCTTTTTCGCTCAATAGTTTCTTCCAAGCGGCCGGACCGGTAGACCGGGATAAATTCGGCGTTTTTGCCAATGGCGTGCTGGCACAGAATCCGCACATTCAAGCGCTGAGCTGGGTATCGCAGATCCCCAGCGAACAGCGGGCGTCTTACGAACAATCGATCCGCGACGAAGGATATAAAGATTTTACGATCAAGGAACTAGGTGCGGATCGCCAGTTCATCAAGGCTCAGGAGCGTACCGAGTATTTCCCCGTTACCTTTATCGAGCCTTTATCAACCAATAAGCTGGCGCTGGGCTTTGACTTGAATTCCGAGGCCAATCGCCGAGCAGCGCTGACGGAAGCCAGGGCCAGCCAAGCAGTCAGCGTCACCCGGCCTATTCAACTGGTGCAGGACGGGCAAGCCAATCAAGCCTTATTGCTGATGATGCCTGTATACCTGGCTAATGCCAATAGTTCGGAGCCGGCGTTTAGCGGGTTTTTGTCTACAGTGGTGCGTATCGATTCCCTGGTGAAGGCGGCCATGCAAGACTTAAATCTTGACGATATGAACGTGGCGCTACTGTATTACGATGCGGAAAACCACGCTATACCGTTATACGGAGCGCTGAAAGCATTGACGACCGGTGTTAATGAGTCCAGGCATTCCATCCGTTTTGGCAATCGCTTGTTGGAAGTGATTGTCCAGCCGGAAGCCGTATTCATTGCGACGCATGCCTCCTGGTTACCGTGGCTGGTGTTGTTGGGAGGATTGCTGTTTACCATGCTACTAAGCGTGTACTTGTTATCCGCCACCGGCAGGGCGGCTATAGTGGCGGCACTGGTCGATCAGCGCACCGCTCAGCTTGATGCGGCAAACTCAAGTTTAAAGGATGCGTATATTCGTTTGGCGGAAAAAGGCCAAAAGCTCCGCGACTTATACGAGCTGTCGCCCTTAGGCATCGCTTTGCTGGATGTGCACGGCAAATTCGTTGAATTCAATCATGCTTTTCAACGCATGACCGGGTATACGGAAGAAGAACTTCAACGGCTCGATTACATGAGTTTATCCGCCGATAAAGACCAGAGTTTGGCCGAACAATTAAGTTGGTTAGCCAGAACCGGGCAGTATGGTTCGGACGAAGCGACGTTTATCCATAAAAGAGGGCGACCGGTATCGTTACAACTAAGCGGCACCAAAGTCGCCGGTACCGAGGATCAGGATTATATTTGGTTTATTGCCGAAGACGTTACCCAAGCCAAAGCCAATAAAGAAGTGCTGCGACAAAGTGAGTTGAAGTATCGAAAGCTGTTCAACAGTTCCAGCGATGCGGTCATGATGGCCGATAGCAGCGGATTTCTGGATTGTAATCAGGCCACCTTGGATTTATTTGGTTACGACGCTGTGTCCGAGTTCTGCCGCTTGCACCCCGGTAAAGTTTCGCCGCCAAATCAGGCAAACGGCAGGGATTCGGTAGAATTGGCGAACGAGTATATGGCTACGGCGATCAAAAACGGCCACTTGGAATTCGAGTGGCTGCATAAGCGTGCCGACGGTCGTATTTTTCCGGCTTTGGTGACGCTGGCGCGGGTTAGTCTGGACGGCCACCTGGTATTACAAAGCGTGGTGCGCGATCTAAGCGAACAGAAGCGGGTGGAACAGGCCTTGATCGAAGCCAAAGAAACCGCCGAGAGCATGGCGGCCTTCAAATCGGAGTTTCTGGCGAACATGTCCCACGAAATCCGCACGCCGATGAACGCGGTGATCGGGTTGTCGCAGTTGGCATTGAATAAGCCGGTATCCGCTGAGGTAAGGGATTATCTGCAAAAGATTTACAGCAGTTCCGTCAGTTTACTCGGCATACTCAACGACATTCTCGACTTCTCCAAAATGGAGGCCGGTAAACTGGGACTCGAACAGGTCGAATTCAACCTGAATACCGTATTGGATAACCTGCATAATCTGTTTGCCTTGTACGCGGCGGAAAAATGCCTGGACATCAAGATAGACGTTGCGCCGGATGTGCCCTTAGGTTTGGTCGGTGATGCACTGCGTTTGCAACAGATTCTCTCCAATCTGGTGGGAAATGCGCTGAAGTTTACTGAGCAAGGCAGTGTCACATTGCAAGTGGCTTTGCTGGAATGGCAGGACGCTCAGGCCAAGCTGCGTTTCAGCGTGATGGATACCGGTATCGGTATTCCCGAAGCGGATCTGCCTAAGTTGTTCCATTCCTTCAGTCAGTTGGATGCGTCGATTACTCGCCGCTTCGGTGGTACAGGTTTGGGCTTGAGCATCAGCCAAAAGTTGCTGCAACTAATGGGCAGCGATTTTCATGTCGAAAGTAAGCCGGGGCAGGGTTCGAATTTTAGTTTTGAGTTAATGCTGGGCGTTAGCGCGCAGCAAGCCGATTTGCCGGCGGCGCGGCCGGATACCGACACCCAGGCCGGTGGCTTGTCTAAGACTCTTGCCGATCAAGGTAGCGCATTGCGGGGCATGCGTATTCTGGTGGCCGAAGACCATGCTATCAATCAGAAAATTTTGCAGGAATTTTTGGCCTTATGCGGGGTTAGTGTCGATCTTGCCGGTAACGGCCGCGACGCCTTGGCCATGCTGGCAGAGCACGCTTATGATGCAGTGCTGATGGATATTCATATGCCGGTGATGAGCGGTCTGGCCGCCACCGAACAGATCCGCCAAAATCCCGAGTATCACTCCCTGCCGATTATCGCGCTGAGCGCCGGCGTGACCCAAGAGGAACGGGACAAATGCCTGGCCAGCGGTATGAACGAGTTTGTGGTCAAGCCGATTCAACCGATGCAGTTGGTTAAGGTGTTGTGCCAGCAGATAGGTCGAAGTCCGGTTGGCGCTTCGGTAAACGGGCCTGTTACAAATGCGCGTGACGTTTCAGCGTTTTGCTTACGAGATTTGCCCGGTTTTGATTTCAGCAACACGCTGGATTTGCTGGATGGCGACGAAAGCTTTTTGAGCGAGTTGCTGGGTAGTTTTAAAAATAGCACCGCAAGCACCTTGATAGCGCTGGATGATTTGCTGGAGAAGCGCGATTTGCAAAAGGCGCGAGACGTGCTGCACGGTTTGAAAGGCGTCGCCGCTAACTTGGGGGCAAATCGTGTGGAGCAGGCCGCGACGAGATTTTGTCTGTCACTCAAGCAGGACAGTTTAAATCCTGCTGACTATGCCGAATTCAAACGGATAATGACCGAAGCGCTGACTGCACTGGAACCGTTGGGATAG
- a CDS encoding NAD(P)-dependent alcohol dehydrogenase, protein MLKSVGYAAYNPQTPLRSFHFERRQPGSEDVRIEILYCGVCHSDLHQVRNEWRGTTFPIVPGHEIVGRVVEVGSQVTHFKVGDLAGVGCMVDSCGVCPDCLDHQEQFCDQTVFTYNSPDKYTGKMTYGGYSNQIVVDQGFVLQVSDKLELAAVAPLLCAGITTYSPLRHWQIGKGHKVGIVGLGGLGHMGVKFAHAFGAEVVLFTTSPGKEADAKRLGASEVVISKNTDEMEKHLNSFDFILNTVAAQHDLDQYLSLLKRDGTMCLVGVPSEPHPSPNVGNLIFRRRALAGSLIGGIRETQEMLDFCAEHGIVSDIELIPMAGINDAYQRMLKSDVKYRFVIDMATLPG, encoded by the coding sequence ATGCTCAAAAGTGTTGGCTATGCCGCCTATAACCCGCAAACGCCGCTACGCTCGTTTCATTTCGAACGCCGGCAACCCGGTTCCGAGGATGTGCGTATCGAAATTCTGTATTGCGGGGTTTGCCATAGCGATTTGCATCAGGTGCGCAACGAATGGCGCGGCACGACGTTTCCGATAGTGCCGGGCCACGAAATTGTCGGTCGGGTCGTGGAAGTCGGTTCCCAAGTGACTCATTTTAAGGTGGGTGATTTGGCCGGGGTAGGCTGCATGGTGGATTCCTGCGGCGTCTGTCCCGATTGCCTTGATCATCAGGAACAGTTTTGCGACCAAACGGTGTTCACTTACAACAGTCCGGACAAATACACCGGCAAAATGACTTACGGCGGCTACTCGAATCAGATCGTGGTCGATCAGGGGTTTGTGTTGCAAGTGTCCGATAAGCTGGAGTTGGCGGCGGTAGCGCCCCTGCTGTGCGCCGGTATTACGACCTATTCGCCGTTGCGGCATTGGCAAATCGGCAAGGGCCATAAGGTTGGCATCGTCGGTTTGGGCGGTCTGGGGCATATGGGCGTGAAGTTTGCCCACGCCTTTGGTGCAGAGGTCGTGCTGTTTACGACTTCGCCAGGTAAAGAAGCGGATGCCAAACGCTTGGGCGCGAGCGAGGTGGTGATCTCAAAAAACACCGACGAAATGGAAAAGCATTTAAACAGCTTTGATTTCATTTTAAATACCGTCGCCGCGCAGCACGATTTGGATCAATATTTAAGCCTGTTGAAGCGCGACGGCACGATGTGTCTGGTCGGCGTACCGTCCGAGCCGCATCCCTCGCCGAACGTCGGCAACCTGATATTTCGCCGCCGCGCGTTGGCGGGTTCGTTGATCGGCGGTATTCGCGAGACTCAGGAAATGCTGGATTTCTGCGCCGAGCACGGCATCGTGTCCGACATTGAGCTGATTCCGATGGCCGGCATCAATGACGCCTATCAACGCATGTTGAAAAGCGACGTGAAATACCGCTTTGTGATCGATATGGCGACCCTGCCGGGCTGA
- a CDS encoding YfhL family 4Fe-4S dicluster ferredoxin has protein sequence MALIISDDCINCDVCEPECPNGAISQGDDIYVINPSLCTECVGHHDKPQCMEVCPVDCIDKDPDVVEDKDSLYKKYLKLTS, from the coding sequence ATGGCGCTCATTATCAGCGACGACTGTATCAACTGCGATGTCTGCGAACCGGAGTGCCCGAACGGCGCCATTTCGCAAGGCGATGATATATACGTGATCAACCCGTCCCTATGCACCGAGTGCGTCGGTCATCATGACAAGCCGCAGTGCATGGAAGTTTGTCCGGTGGATTGTATCGATAAAGATCCGGATGTGGTCGAGGACAAGGACAGTCTGTACAAGAAGTATTTGAAACTGACGAGTTGA
- the coaD gene encoding pantetheine-phosphate adenylyltransferase, giving the protein MNITAIYPGTFDPITNGHLDLIHRASRLYQHVIVAVAVSRGKQPLFSLEERVALIQEVVTEFSNVRVIGFDTLLVECAKQHQASVIIRGLRAVSDFEYEFQLAGMNRRLSPDIETVFLTPAEQYEFISSSMIREIAQLNGDVSSFVPDVVKQRLTEKFSEE; this is encoded by the coding sequence ATGAACATTACCGCGATTTATCCCGGCACCTTCGATCCCATCACCAACGGTCATCTGGATCTGATCCACCGCGCCTCCCGGCTTTACCAACATGTGATTGTTGCCGTCGCGGTCAGCCGCGGCAAACAGCCACTGTTTTCCTTGGAAGAGCGCGTGGCGTTGATTCAGGAAGTGGTCACGGAATTCAGCAACGTCCGCGTGATTGGCTTCGACACCTTGTTGGTCGAATGTGCCAAGCAACATCAAGCCAGCGTCATCATCCGCGGCTTGCGTGCAGTGTCGGATTTTGAATACGAATTTCAATTGGCCGGCATGAACCGCCGTTTGTCGCCCGATATTGAAACGGTGTTTCTGACCCCGGCCGAACAATACGAATTTATCTCGTCCAGCATGATCCGCGAGATCGCCCAATTGAACGGCGATGTGTCCAGCTTCGTGCCCGATGTGGTCAAACAACGCTTAACCGAAAAATTTTCCGAGGAGTAA
- the rsmD gene encoding 16S rRNA (guanine(966)-N(2))-methyltransferase RsmD, whose amino-acid sequence MSNQIRIIGGEWRSRQIVFDDAPGLRPTPSRVRETLFNWLQADILNSRCLDLYAGSGALGVEAASRGAKHVVQVENNPGSCQKLRENIAKLAATQIEVVQQDVGQFLNAPAQPFDLVFLDPPFGQGLIGQTCRLLDAQGWLADYAKIYLECERKRPLDDLPAGWRLLKAKTAGEVSYHLLQKQSDTFAAANGLK is encoded by the coding sequence ATGTCTAACCAAATCCGCATCATCGGCGGCGAATGGCGCAGCCGGCAAATCGTATTCGACGACGCGCCGGGTTTGCGGCCGACGCCGTCGCGGGTGCGGGAAACCTTGTTCAACTGGCTGCAAGCCGACATCCTGAATAGCCGCTGCCTGGACCTTTACGCCGGTAGCGGCGCGCTTGGGGTGGAAGCTGCCTCGCGGGGTGCCAAGCACGTGGTGCAAGTGGAAAACAACCCTGGCAGTTGCCAAAAGCTGCGCGAGAACATCGCCAAATTGGCGGCGACACAGATTGAGGTGGTGCAGCAAGACGTTGGGCAATTTCTAAACGCGCCGGCTCAACCGTTCGACTTGGTGTTCCTCGATCCGCCGTTCGGGCAAGGTTTGATCGGGCAGACCTGCCGACTATTGGACGCCCAAGGCTGGCTGGCCGATTACGCCAAAATCTACCTGGAATGTGAGCGCAAGCGGCCGTTGGATGATCTGCCGGCCGGCTGGCGATTGTTGAAAGCCAAGACGGCCGGCGAAGTCAGCTACCACCTGCTGCAAAAGCAATCGGATACTTTTGCCGCGGCGAATGGTTTAAAATAA
- a CDS encoding pitrilysin family protein — MRFNLMGLVLLLLSQTVWSAAKIENWQTPQGSRVYYVRTAGLPMVDVRVVFDAGSARDEAKFGVAALTSALLDSGAGDLSADDIAQRFESVGANYSAGVNEDMAWLAIRTLTEKALFDKALATFETVLSKPAFNQADFEREKARTLAGLKHREESPGELAGIAFNKALYGDHPYAHPETGVVETVAGFSADDLKSFYQKYYVAANAMVVIVGDVSREQAEQTANQLLSKLPVGSKPAEIPVVTMPSKASKQHIEFPSTQTHVLVGLPGTYRKDPDYFALYVGNHILGGGSMVSRLFEEVREKRGLAYGAYSVFAPLYRQGPFMMSLQTRNDQTEQALDVLLKTFNEFLDTGPSDKELTAAKQNITGGFAMRFDTNSKLTDYVAMIGFYQQPLDYLDTFQSNVEAVSIEQIKDAFKRRVKPELLQTVTVGAGK; from the coding sequence ATGCGTTTTAATTTAATGGGTTTGGTACTATTGCTGTTGAGCCAGACCGTCTGGTCCGCCGCCAAAATCGAAAACTGGCAAACCCCGCAGGGCAGCCGGGTTTACTACGTGCGCACCGCCGGTTTGCCGATGGTGGATGTGCGGGTGGTATTCGATGCCGGCAGCGCCCGCGACGAGGCGAAGTTCGGCGTCGCCGCGTTGACTTCCGCCTTGCTGGATAGTGGGGCCGGCGACTTGAGCGCCGATGACATCGCCCAGCGCTTCGAATCGGTAGGCGCCAACTATTCAGCTGGTGTCAATGAAGATATGGCTTGGCTGGCGATACGGACCTTGACCGAAAAAGCCTTGTTCGACAAAGCTTTGGCGACCTTCGAAACCGTATTGAGCAAGCCGGCCTTTAATCAAGCCGATTTCGAGCGGGAAAAAGCCCGCACCTTGGCTGGTTTGAAACACCGGGAAGAATCACCGGGCGAATTGGCCGGCATCGCGTTTAACAAAGCCTTGTATGGCGATCATCCCTACGCCCATCCCGAGACCGGCGTGGTGGAAACCGTGGCCGGTTTTAGCGCTGACGATTTGAAAAGCTTTTATCAAAAATACTATGTGGCTGCTAACGCGATGGTGGTCATCGTCGGTGACGTCAGTCGCGAGCAAGCCGAGCAGACCGCTAACCAGTTACTGAGCAAGTTACCGGTTGGCAGTAAGCCTGCCGAAATTCCGGTGGTGACGATGCCTAGCAAAGCCAGCAAACAGCACATCGAGTTTCCGTCCACGCAAACCCACGTACTGGTTGGCTTGCCCGGCACCTATCGTAAGGACCCGGACTATTTCGCCTTGTATGTAGGTAACCATATTTTGGGGGGCGGCAGTATGGTGTCAAGGTTATTCGAAGAAGTGCGGGAGAAGCGCGGTTTGGCGTATGGTGCTTATAGCGTGTTTGCGCCCTTATACCGGCAGGGGCCGTTCATGATGAGTTTGCAAACCCGAAACGATCAAACCGAACAGGCTTTGGATGTGTTGCTGAAGACCTTCAACGAGTTTCTGGATACAGGCCCCAGCGATAAGGAACTGACCGCCGCCAAGCAAAACATCACAGGTGGTTTTGCGATGCGCTTCGATACCAACAGCAAGCTGACCGATTACGTAGCGATGATTGGGTTTTATCAGCAGCCGCTGGACTATCTGGATACCTTTCAGAGCAATGTCGAAGCTGTCAGCATCGAGCAAATCAAGGATGCGTTCAAGCGCCGGGTAAAACCGGAGTTGTTGCAAACCGTGACGGTCGGTGCCGGTAAATAA
- a CDS encoding pitrilysin family protein — translation MNYRLAALALLCPAVAAHAEAGKVHEHVFSNGLKLLVKEDHRSPVVVSQVWYKVGSSYEPGGITGISHMLEHMMFKGTAKYPAGEFSRIIAENGGNENAFTGQDYTAYFQTLEKSRLEISFKLESDRMRNLDLKAEELKKELEVVTEERRMRTDDQPRSKVHEQFMATAFTNSPYQNPVIGWPSDIANYKVEDLQAWYQQWYAPNNATLVVVGDVDALQVEKLAEQYFAPLQPSVLKPVKPQDESEQHGVRRITVKAPAKLPYLMMGYKVPVLKTAKPEWEAYALEVLAGVLDGGDSARLSSRLVRGKQIAVSAGAGYDFTSRLPEVFLLEATPAEGKTVFDLEYALLDEVYQLKNQLIDKDELQRIKAQVLASAVYQKDSNFYQAMQLGTLETVGIGWQKADEYVDKINQVTAEQVREVARKYLIEDTLTVAYLDPQPITQAAKPAKAIGGHHAF, via the coding sequence ATGAACTATAGGCTCGCGGCGTTAGCGCTGCTTTGCCCTGCTGTCGCGGCGCATGCCGAGGCCGGCAAGGTACACGAACATGTTTTCAGCAACGGCTTGAAACTGCTGGTAAAGGAGGACCATCGTTCGCCGGTGGTAGTATCGCAAGTTTGGTACAAGGTCGGGTCCAGCTATGAACCCGGTGGCATCACCGGTATCTCACATATGTTGGAACACATGATGTTCAAGGGCACCGCAAAATATCCGGCCGGCGAGTTTTCCCGGATCATCGCCGAAAACGGCGGTAACGAGAATGCCTTTACCGGCCAGGATTACACGGCTTATTTCCAAACCCTGGAAAAATCGCGCCTGGAAATCAGCTTTAAACTGGAAAGCGACAGGATGCGCAATCTGGATTTGAAAGCCGAAGAATTAAAAAAAGAACTGGAAGTGGTTACCGAAGAAAGGCGGATGCGTACCGACGACCAGCCGCGTTCCAAAGTGCATGAGCAGTTCATGGCGACGGCGTTCACCAACAGCCCCTACCAAAACCCGGTAATCGGGTGGCCGTCCGACATCGCCAATTATAAAGTCGAAGACCTGCAAGCTTGGTATCAGCAATGGTACGCGCCGAATAACGCCACGCTGGTGGTGGTGGGCGATGTCGATGCGCTGCAAGTGGAAAAACTGGCCGAGCAATATTTCGCGCCGCTGCAACCCAGCGTGTTGAAACCGGTAAAACCGCAAGACGAAAGTGAGCAACACGGCGTACGTCGGATTACCGTAAAAGCCCCCGCCAAACTGCCCTACCTGATGATGGGCTATAAAGTCCCGGTACTGAAAACCGCCAAGCCGGAATGGGAGGCGTACGCGCTGGAAGTGCTGGCGGGTGTGCTGGACGGCGGCGATAGTGCCCGCTTGTCTTCGCGGTTGGTCAGGGGCAAACAAATCGCGGTATCGGCCGGTGCGGGTTACGACTTCACTTCGCGCTTGCCTGAGGTGTTCCTGTTGGAAGCGACCCCCGCCGAAGGCAAAACCGTATTTGATCTGGAATACGCTTTGCTGGACGAGGTATATCAACTCAAGAACCAGTTGATCGACAAGGACGAATTGCAACGCATCAAGGCTCAAGTATTGGCCAGCGCGGTCTATCAGAAAGACTCCAACTTCTATCAAGCCATGCAATTGGGCACGCTGGAAACCGTGGGTATCGGTTGGCAAAAAGCTGACGAGTATGTCGATAAGATCAATCAAGTCACCGCCGAGCAGGTCAGGGAAGTGGCGCGTAAATACTTGATCGAAGACACGCTCACCGTCGCTTATCTCGATCCGCAGCCGATAACTCAAGCCGCCAAACCTGCAAAAGCCATAGGAGGCCATCATGCGTTTTAA
- the cyoE gene encoding heme o synthase — protein sequence MTDTTSALSWKDYLELCKPRVVALIVFTAIVGMLLAVPGMPPLDNFFYGSIGIALAASSAAAINHFIDQKADAQMGRTKNRPLPTGHLNSHQVLVFASFIGLVAMAILTIKINVLTAFLTFLSLIGYALIYTVYLKKLTPQNIVIGGAAGAAPPVLGWAAITGEVHPHALLLFLIIFVWTPPHFWALAIAKRDEYAKVAIPMLPVTHGVEFTRLQILLYTILLLISTLLPYLTGMSGVIYLLAAVVLGLGFIYYAVQMMRKKDNKTAMRTFGYSIVYLMLIFAALLIDHYFPLSFS from the coding sequence ATGACCGACACCACTTCAGCGCTATCCTGGAAAGACTACTTAGAACTCTGTAAGCCCAGAGTTGTGGCATTGATCGTGTTTACCGCCATCGTCGGCATGTTGCTGGCCGTGCCGGGCATGCCGCCGCTGGATAACTTTTTCTACGGCAGCATAGGCATCGCCCTAGCAGCATCCTCGGCAGCGGCGATCAATCACTTCATCGACCAAAAAGCCGATGCGCAAATGGGCCGCACCAAGAATAGACCACTACCCACCGGTCATTTGAACTCTCATCAGGTATTGGTATTCGCCAGCTTTATCGGCCTTGTAGCGATGGCGATATTGACCATCAAAATCAACGTATTGACCGCCTTTCTGACCTTTTTGTCGCTGATCGGCTACGCGCTGATTTATACGGTATACCTTAAAAAATTAACGCCACAGAATATCGTCATCGGCGGCGCGGCCGGCGCAGCGCCGCCGGTGTTGGGCTGGGCGGCGATTACCGGCGAAGTGCATCCGCATGCGTTGTTGCTGTTTTTAATTATCTTCGTTTGGACCCCACCGCATTTCTGGGCTTTGGCTATCGCCAAACGAGACGAATACGCCAAAGTTGCCATCCCGATGCTGCCGGTGACGCATGGCGTCGAATTCACCCGCCTACAGATTTTGCTTTACACCATTTTGTTGCTGATTAGTACGCTGCTGCCCTATCTAACCGGCATGAGCGGCGTGATTTATTTGCTGGCCGCCGTGGTATTAGGCTTGGGTTTTATCTATTACGCCGTGCAAATGATGCGTAAAAAAGACAATAAAACCGCGATGCGCACCTTCGGCTACTCCATTGTTTATCTGATGCTGATTTTCGCGGCATTGCTGATCGATCATTATTTTCCACTGTCATTCTCATGA